A region from the Manihot esculenta cultivar AM560-2 chromosome 13, M.esculenta_v8, whole genome shotgun sequence genome encodes:
- the LOC110630138 gene encoding uncharacterized protein LOC110630138: MAVSLTRFSWWLWSGKENEPVSNGSSLNSSTDWGSGLRELESVKFPAKNLASPRKVKRKWHSREDRKLDKQYGDGVLVPSDGGVCLSGSESDGPDWSIGWVEPHGPDFRSDDETDDGFAVLVPCYRPGCKELVEGSTNQFLSAIKNLPNEFSSEGKNYMEWLSSFRISEV; the protein is encoded by the exons ATGGCAGTTTCTTTGACTCGATTTTCATGGTGGTTATGGAGTGGGAAGGAAAATGAGCCTGTCTCAAATGGTTCTTCTTTGAATTCATCTACTGATTGGGGTTCTGGACTCAGAGAGCTTGAATCAGTTAAATTCCCTGCTAAGAATTTAGCTTCACCAAGAAAAGTTAAGAGGAAGTGGCACAGTAGGGAAGACAGGAAACTTGATAAACAATATGGTGATGGGGTTTTGGTGCCATCTGATGGTGGGGTTTGCTTGTCAGGGTCAGAATCAGATGGCCCAGATTGGTCTATCGGGTGGGTTGAGCCTCACGGACCTGATTTTAGAAGTGATGATGAGACTGATGATGGTTTTGCCGTGCTGGTTCCTTGTTACAGACCTGGCTGCAAGGAATTAGTGGAAGGTTCAACTAACCAGTTTCTAAGTGCCATCAAGAATTTACCAAATGAGTTCTCTTCTG AGGGGAAGAACTACATGGAGTGGCTTTCCTCTTTCAGAATTTCTGAAGTCTAG